The stretch of DNA ATCAAATTATCCCGTACGGGACCATAAGCTCATCGGAAGAGTTGGGTTCCATGATAAGATACAAACGGAAATTGGACGGTTTGACCCAGTTTGAGGCCGCTTCCTTGTGTGGTGTCGGAAGGCGTGTTTTAAGTGAAGTCGAGCGTGGAAAAAAATCCGCTGAAATCGGGAAGGTGCTTCAGATCATTTATGGCCTCGGCCTGGAACTCAGCGTAACACCCCGCAGGAGCAGATTTTG from Deltaproteobacteria bacterium encodes:
- a CDS encoding helix-turn-helix transcriptional regulator, whose amino-acid sequence is MKDQIIPYGTISSSEELGSMIRYKRKLDGLTQFEAASLCGVGRRVLSEVERGKKSAEIGKVLQIIYGLGLELSVTPRRSRF